A single window of Nicotiana sylvestris chromosome 3, ASM39365v2, whole genome shotgun sequence DNA harbors:
- the LOC138888663 gene encoding uncharacterized protein yields the protein MGLNDSYSQARSQIIVKSKIPTVNQAYSMILQDESQKLVAGWSHSTESIDPTALFSSKIGQKQRRNFNVECDFCHLKGHTKEECYKLMKCDYCNRKGHLKANCYKLIGYPTDFKPQKRANMVGGSSNQPNPPSSVMMTQEQHLGPMQGFTTESHSHQGQQNLGPMQMFTPEQYSQILNLLNKASLSKSSTSAHMVGNVSYEPNIDEKWIVDTGATNHMVGNEKLLLEKLLVGNAGNVQLPTGESTKVSHVGSCQLDGGNTINNVLCDLFTGKVKEIGKEEEGLYVLHSQRKNRNNTKSLVMIAHRNEVELWHKRMGHVPIQVLKKFLVYIVAVEQK from the exons ATGGGGTTAAATGATAGCTACAGTCAAGCTCGTAGTCAAATCATAGTGAAATCTAAAATTCCTACTGTTAATCAAGCCTATTCTATGATTCTTCAAGATGAAAGCCAGAAACTAGTAGCAGGTTGGAGTCATAGTACTGAGTCTATTGATCCTACTGCCCTGTTCAGCTCTAAGATTGGTCAAAAACAAAGAAGGAATTTCAATGTTGAATGTGATTTCTGTCATTTAAAGGGACATACCAAGGAGGAATGTTACAAATTGATGAAGTGTGATTACTGCAATAGGAAGGGACATTTAAAGGCAAACTGCTACAAGTTGATAGGGTATCCTACAGATTTTAAGCCTCAGAAACGAGCTAATATGGTTGGAGGTTCAAGTAACCAGCCAAATCCACCTTCCTCAGTCATGATGACACAGGAGCAACATCTAGGACCTATGCAAGGATTCACTACTGAATCACATAGTCATCAGGGGCAACAGAATTTGGGGCCTATGCAAATGTTCACTCCTGAACAATATAGTCAGATTCTAAACCTACTAAACAAGGCATCACTCTCTAAATCCTCTACCAGTGCACACATGGTAGGTAATGTTTCTTATGAACCAAATATTGATGAGAAATGGATAGTAGATACTGGAGCTACTAATCATATGGTTGGTAATGAGAAACTTCTGCTTGAAAAATTGTTAGTAGGTAACGCAGGAAATGTACAGCTCCCTACTGGAGAGTCTACTAAGGTGTCACATGTTGGTAGTTGTCAATTAGATGGAGGTAATACTATTAACAATGTCTTGTGT GATCTCTTCACTGGGAAGGTGAAGGAGAttggtaaagaagaagaaggattgtATGTGCTGCATTCACAAAGGAAAAACAGGAATAATACCAAGTCATTGGTGATGATTGCTCACAGGAATGAAGTTGAGCTATGGCACAAGAGAATGGGACATGTTCCAATCCAAGTTCTTAAGAAATTCCTAGTATACATAGTAGCAGTAGAGCAGAAATAA
- the LOC138888664 gene encoding uncharacterized protein, which translates to MAGDETTCRTEEVTNRSIVMIDHNYPLYLHPSDTPGALSLGFQLQGMENYTIWSQAMEVSLLTRNKLGFIDGSVTRDTYGDTHANLWDRCNAIVKSWIMHNVSRDLLSGVLFRSSAYAIWSDLKERFDKVNASRMYYLHREIFSLTQGTSSVSVYYSKLKNLWDEYDSIMPPPVCCDKSKKFTERQEYQRLWQF; encoded by the coding sequence ATGGCCGGAGATGAAACCACCTGTCGTACAGAGGAGGTAACAAATCGATCAATAGTGATGATAGATCATAATTATCCACTGTATTTGCACCCATCGGACACACCGGGAGCATTATCACTTGGTTTTCAACTGCAAGGAATGGAAAATTACACGATTTGGAGTCAAGCGATGGAGGTTTCGTTGCTAACACGGAACAAATTAGGGTTCATCGATGGATCGGTAACGCGTGATACTTATGGAGACACTCATGCAAATCTATGGGACCGCTGCAATGCTATTGTGAAGTCATGGATAATGCACAATGTGAGCCGCGATTTGCTGAGTGGAGTATTATTCCGGTCAAGTGCATATGCAATCTGGTCGGATCTCAAGGAACGATTTGATAAGGTTAATGCATCGAGAATGTACTACTTACACAGGGAGATTTTTTCACTAACACAAGGTACATCTTCTGTTTCAGTTTACTACTCAAAATTGAAGAATCTATGGGATGAGTATGATTCGATTATGCCTCCACCTGTTTGTTGTGATAAGTCAAAGAAATTTACTGAACGACAGGAGTATCAACGTTTATGGCAGTTTTAA